The Lutra lutra chromosome 16, mLutLut1.2, whole genome shotgun sequence genome segment AGTGGAGCGGGTGAAACAGTAACTGAACAAAGTTACCTTGACTAACATCCATTCTGATTTCCAGTGGACacccgctccccccccccaacacacacaaatgtgCTGTACCTTTCCCAGGTCTGGGGATAAATTCTGAGGAGAGGCACGTTCGGATTTTgctacatttcctttctgttctgtggaagagtatttttaaatacgAACGACATAAGAATGAAGATGAGGCTAAGTCTTTCAGAATCTAAAGACCATCCGGAGAAAGGCAACACAAAGATACGTGACCGCAAACTTTAACGCTTCCGGAACTACGAATCAGGGCAGTGGCGGGAACCATTCAGATACTGGCCTGCCACGGCTTTAGGGTAGACAACGTGACCCAAAGACAGAAACACCCCCCAGAAAACCCATTCCCGTGGCAGAGGTCAACAACgtcacacacacatagacaacTGTCCCCTTCCTCATTGCTCAACAGTGACCCATACTACAGGGCCTTTTCCTCTTGTCTCATGCCCCTTCCCACATGCCACCCTATGCACATGGAATTTCCTCCCCACTGACCATTGGAAGAAATGCACGACCAGAGGTAGGTTGGCCCTGATCTCATCCTGCTAGGGGATACAcgaggggagaggaagaatgtAATTGCAAATGCCACCTATCAGGTAACAGCCCTCTGCcgaggaagaggagaagacagtGGTCCAGAAGATGCCAGTGGTGTGAGTCAGGAGGAAAAGCAGACCTGACAGAATTGATCccatctagaaaagaaaatttgtgtcCCACGAGCATCAACCATTACTCAGACAAACACTGCTGTGCATCTGATAATTACTCAAATAATGGGTAAACAACAACAAGGAAGACGTGTTGACAAATCACCCGGTTTGGGCAGTATATAGAGGCCACGGCACGAGGACAGACACTTCCACACTCAAGACCTTCGCTTTCCTGGAAACCTACCCAGAACCTCCAGCCTCTGTCACCATGGTCAACTCCTGTTGTGGCTCCGTCTGCTCTGACCAGGGCTGTGGCGAGGAGTCCTGCTGCCGCCCCAGCTGCTGCCagaccacctgctgcaggaccacctgctgccgccccagctgctgtgtgtccagctgctgccagccctcctgctgtggctccagctgctgcaggcccagctgctgCACCTCTAGCTGCTGCCGCCCCACCTGCTGCCagaccacctgctgcaggaccacctgctgccgccccagctgctgtgtgtccagctgctgccgcccctcctgctgtggctccagctgctgcaggcccagctgctgCATCTCTAGCTGCTGCCGCCCCtcctgctgtggctccagctgctgtggctccagctgctgcaggccctgctgctgcccctctaGCTGCTGCCACCCCACCTGCTGCCagaccacctgctgcaggaccacctgctgccgccccagctgctgtgtgtccagctgctgccgcccctcctgctgcggttccagctgctgcaggcccagctgctgtgggtccagctgctgccgccccacctgctgccaaaccacctgctgcaggaccacctgctgccgccccagctgctgtgtgtccagctgctgccgccccagctgTTGCTAGaccacctgctgctccccaacCTGCTCTAGTGGCTTCTGCTGCCGAGCATCCTGGCCGGCACCCCGCTGTCTTTCATCAACCAATCTTCTTCAGGTAGTCCCACTGTGCGCGGAATCCTGACAAGCCAACTGTCAAACCTCAGTTCCGGCCGCCCTTTCAACTGACGTGGCCTCCAAATGTACTCCCCACCAACAACACCCTCCTCCCCGCCTCCTTCTTACTAGCTCCCTCCCAAGGGAATCCAAGGACCTTGCATTTTCTCTGAAATCTCTCAGCCAGCGTGTCATCCCAATCACACTCTTCTTTCCTGCCAGGTTTCCTCATACAGAGATGCTCCTATACCTCAAATAAACCTGAACGTCTCCAGGCATACAGATCGAAGGGCCTTGTGTCTCATTATTTTTCCCTCGTGAACTGTTATCCTTAGCAGGTCGGTGGTATTTCTGGTGCTCCCTGCAGAAAGGGGAGTCCACCGCAGACGACTTTAGGATTTCCACCTCTATCCCCTCAGCACTCTCCATGCTGACATCGACCCTGGTGGTTTATAGCAAGCACCCgctgctctctgctgagcccttTGTCTAGATGAGGGAGGCAATTCTTGGCAGGCCACAGCTAGGGAGAGGAAGTCTCTAGGAGAAGTCCTCAACCAGTGGGCAGCACTCGGTGGATGAAGTGCTCTAGCCCCTTTAGCCCCTTTCCCCTCGAGGTGGGGGGTGTGAGACCGGGGGCCTCAGCCAGGACTGCACCTCAGCTGCCTACAGGGCTTACCTGCTCTGGAAATCATTCTGGATTGGCTTCCGTCCCTTCCCTGGATCACTTCTCACGTTCCCTACGGCCCTTCTTGAGATCACCTCCCAAACAAACTACTTGCTCTCAGACCTCTGTTGTCGGAGTCTGCTCCTGACATCACCCTAACGCCAGCCTTCCGGAGCTCAGGATCAGGGCCTTCAAAACATTCCCATACAACCGGCACGGTAACCGTGGTGGCAGGCCACCCCTGAACATGAATCTCCACTGAAGCACCTAATCTTTTCACTATATGCTGTTTCTTCCTACAGTATTTGCACACTTGGTCTTAGACTATTAGTCTCCAATTCCTAAAGTATCATTCTTTACTGTCCTGAGGGACAGGACACTCTCCCGTGAGGAACTCAGACCACCATGTTAGGAGCTGTCTCCCTAGAGGAGGCCTGTTTGAGGGGAACTGCCCCCATCTGTGATGCTTAAACCGCACTCGGAAAACCAGAGACTAAAACACGATGTGCAAGGGAGAGCTCTCGGGAGAAATGCgtaagaaacagagggagagggcacctgggtggctcagttggttaagcaactgtctttggctcaggtcatggtcccagagtcccgggatcgagtcccgcattgggctcccagctccatggcaagtctgcctctccctctgaacgTCTcgcctctcaggctctctctcactgtttctctctcaaaaaagtaaataaaatcatttaaaaaaaaaaaagaaagaaacggagGGAGACTTATCAGGGGTCTAAAAGGAACGAATGCAAAATGTGGTTTCCCTCCGTTTCCACCCCCACGTTCCGACCCCACAGATGAGGGGTGTGGTGGACTGGGGTAGGGGACTGCTCCTCTTAGAGGCAAGGGGGTTGAGCCTATGTACTCCTACATCACGTATCACTAGCCACGGACAACCCCTGGTGCGTAGAAAGAAGGGAGGGGTCAGACATCCAGCTGTGGTCCACCCCTAGGCTGACACAATTCCCTGCAGAACAGTGTGCGCAAACAGTGTGAGCCATGCGTAGCCCATACTCTGCACTAGCGTGTGGATCAGGGCATTTAAGGCAAAAGACGCCCGAATGAATATCCATATCTACCCCTGCCTCTGCTCATGTCTATGGATTGCTCTCATTAACCCCGCTCCATGGGGTCTGCCACCACTTCTAGAAAAACTTACAAGACAGGGAGTTAGAGGGTGGCTCCTCTGCTCCTTTAGCTGACTTGCCTGGGGGCACTGACCTCAAACCCCATCCCTGAGAGTGCTGAGCCCATGATTCCTATGTCCTCTTCAGGCTACACTACTTGCTCATCGGCGGTTGATCCTGGGAATAGGAATACCAAGAATGCTCCTGTAGATCAGCTCAATGCTAAACATCTTCCTAATGGCTCCCAGAGCTCCCTTCTGTGCTTGATGATTTCCCAACACTAGAAACCCAAAGGGATAAGGTGCCAGCCAGCATTTTCATACCAATCACATTTGACCATGTTCCCCTCAAGCTAGCTTTCCTCTCCTGGAGACACGACCCCTAGATGCACACAGCCTACAATTAGAGGAGAAGGGGGCACAAATTCCCCCAAATGGATCACCGGGATGAAGATGATGTGGAAACTTCTCCTTGCACTCTAACCTCTAGATCCGTGTATTCACACAGGGGCCATCAAAGGTTTTGGATATCCCGCAGTCCAGTTCAACACAGATCCCATGTCCAACAGCCTGCCAACATATGAGTATTCCAGATTCCCATGGGCCAATGGCTACAGATTCTTGGGCAAGGACTAAGGAAATTCTATGATATACACTTCCTGGGGTCCTTCATCCAAAAATACTGGTCTCTCCATTGATGGGTTAATAGGTCTGAGAACAGCCTGAGGTCTTCAAACTGCGTCAGGGATCATGACCTTCCACTGGGATCAAGGACCTCggcctttgttcttttattcttaagCTCTTttaatgacacacacacacacaacacacacaacacacacacacaacacacacacacacacacacacacacacacacctctgtgtgtgtgtgttgtgtgtgtgtgtgtgcacacacacaaaggtgcACAGTATTTGGCTACCTATATCCTGTTTGACTGTtccagggggagaaagagagacagacacagagaccgaGATGGAGAGAGACCAAGCCCAGTCAGGGTGAggggctgatggagaagctgactctcaactgagcagggagcccgaggcaggactccatcccagccctccaggaccatgacctgagccaaaggcagaagctgaaccgactgagccccccaggagccacgtccacctccccagcccccggcTGCCTATATCCTATTATGACAGACACCATGCCCTATGATCCATATCGTTAGGTCCCTGAGGGTTTCACATCATTCTGAACCTTGGCATTCCACTCTGATTGGCCATCACATAATAATACACACATTACTTCCTAGAGTTAAATGCTGCCATCTGGACTTGGCCATTCAGGGATATTATCCTCCCATTATTCCTAGGGAGCATATTCCTGGTCCCAGCAATCCCAACACAACCTCTCACTTCAGAGAATAGGCAGTACTACCTCAGTGACCTGCTGACACCGATACTTGATCACTCCTGGATATCTTAGTAAACAGAGTGCCCCCAGATCTCTCCTAGGGAATCGAGGCCACTTCAACTTTCTGGCTTTAGGACTACATTAGTTTTAGCTCTTCTCATTCTCTGAGcggttctttgtttgtttgtttttaaagattatttatttatttatttatttattagacagagagagagagagagacagagacagagacagggacagacagacagagagagatcacaagtaggcagagtaccaggcagagagagagggaagtaggctctctgctgagcagagagcccaatgcggggcttgatcccaggaccccgagatcgtgacctgagcccaagacagaggcttaactc includes the following:
- the LOC125087775 gene encoding keratin-associated protein 4-4-like isoform X3, encoding MVNSCCGSVCSDQGCGEESCCRPSCCQTTCCRTTCCRPSCCVCCTSSCCRPTCCQTTCCRTTCCRPSCCVSSCCRPSCCGSSCCRPSCCHPTCCQTTCCRTTCCRPSCCVSSCCRPSCCGSSCCRPSCCGSSCCRPTCCQTTCCRTTCCRPSCCVSSCCRPSCC
- the LOC125087775 gene encoding keratin-associated protein 4-3-like isoform X2; the protein is MVNSCCGSVCSDQGCGEESCCRPSCCQTTCCRTTCCRPSCCVCCRPTCCQTTCCRTTCCRPSCCVSSCCRPSCCGSSCCRPSCCISSCCRPSCCGSSCCGSSCCRPCCCPSSCCHPTCCQTTCCRTTCCRPSCCVSSCCRPSCCGSSCCRPSCCGSSCCRPTCCQTTCCRTTCCRPSCCVSSCCRPSCC
- the LOC125087775 gene encoding keratin-associated protein 4-4-like isoform X4 translates to MVNSCCGSVCSDQGCGEDCCVSSCCQPSCCGSSCCRPSCCTSSCCRPTCCQTTCCRTTCCRPSCCVCCHPTCCQTTCCRTTCCRPSCCVSSCCRPSCCGSSCCRPSCCGSSCCRPTCCQTTCCRTTCCRPSCCVSSCCRPSCC
- the LOC125087775 gene encoding keratin-associated protein 4-3-like isoform X1 is translated as MVNSCCGSVCSDQGCGEESCCRPSCCQTTCCRTTCCRPSCCVCCTSSCCRPTCCQTTCCRTTCCRPSCCVSSCCRPSCCGSSCCRPSCCISSCCRPSCCGSSCCGSSCCRPCCCPSSCCHPTCCQTTCCRTTCCRPSCCVSSCCRPSCCGSSCCRPSCCGSSCCRPTCCQTTCCRTTCCRPSCCVSSCCRPSCC